The window GAGAGAGAGAGAGAGAGAGAGAGAGAGAGAGAGAGAGAGAGAGAGAGAGAGACTTTCAGGCGATGTGTGTGGTGTTTGTTCGTTACCGCCTGGACGGTGGGGGAACATGATGGGGACGCGGTAGACCCTAGTTATAAACCCCTTGTCGTAGTAAAGCCACATCTTGGTGAACGGCCGGTAGTGAACCTCCCGGATGTTGTGTTGGTCGTAGGTGACAGGCAGGTTGCGCCGTAGCCGTGTTCGCAGATCACCGGTCCATTTGATGACATGCGGCCTGACGTTGGCAGTGGCTTGCTTGACCGTCGCCTCTCCGGTGCTCACACGGTCGCGTTGTTGTTCGTATTCGTCGACCATTGCTTCGGCCCGTGCTTCAAGACCGTCCTTGTCGTAGTCGTACAGGTATGAGTCCTGCCCTGTGGCAAACCCGAGTGAGTAGATGTGGAACACGACGCTGGCGTCCTTGCTAGGTGTGCCACGCAGGGCTGCCTGTTTGGTGGTCTTGTCCCCGAGGGGCATCAGGTGTTGCCAGGTGGGGTCGGACTGGTTGATCCAGTCGTGGTTGCTGTCAGGCTTGATGCGCTGCCAGCCTTCCCCGTCTCCGCTCGTCGGCACATGCCCCATATCGCGGAGGGTGCGTTTTTTCTGGTCTGTGGTGAGGTAGTCGCCGATGTTGTGGTACCGGATGCGGGCCTGGCGGTCGGGGTGTGGCTGGTGGGGGTGTTTGACCAGTACGGATACGAGTATGCCCACACGGCTGCTTCCCCCGAACATCTTGCCGCCTTCCCGTCGCCATGCTTCGCCGGAGAGGCGGGCGTCGCCGCGTAGGTTGAGCAGGTACAGGCTGTGGTATTCGTCGGCTAGGCAGGCTCTGATCCCGGACTCGGCGTTGCCGTCGAGCACCGAGTTGGGAGTGATGAACGCGACGATGCCTTGGTCGCCGATCCGGTCGGTGGCCCACCGCAACGCCAGCTTGTAAGAATCGTACAGCTGCCTGCGGTTGGTCATTGCAGACTTCGCCACATAGGTGTCGGTGACGCGTTGCCTGAGCTCCGGGTACACGATATGGGGGTTGTCTTCTGCTGCGGTTCTCTGTCCTGCGGACCAGGGCGGGTTCCCGACTATGACGTCGATGCGTTGGCCGGCTTGTTGTTCGGCCCGGCGGCTGTTGCCTGACAGGGTGTCCAGCTGCCGCTGGTCTGGTCTAGTCGCGAACGTGTCACACAGGACGATGCCTGCGAATGGCTGGTAGTCGCTGCGGGGTCGGCGTTGCCGCCATCCTTCTTCGATTTTGACAGCAGCGATGTAGTAGGCCAACAGCAGCATCTCGTTGGCGTGTATCTCTTCGCGGTACTTACGGTCCAGGTCTTCGTCTGTGATAAGCGGGCGGCCGTCGCTGCCGTTGATGGTAAGTAACCGGTTGATGAAGGTGCCGGTTCCGGTGAACGGGTCCAACACATGAACGTCGGGGTCTGATATGCCCTTACCGAAGTGGTGCTGGGAGAGCCGGTCGGCTGATCGGAGAACATAGTCCACCAACTCGATGGGGGTGTAGGCGACGCCGAGCCGGTCGGTTTCCCGTTTCATGCCTTTCGCGAAGAACGATTCGTACAGCTCGAGCAGGATTTTGAGGCGGCCTTCGGGGTCGGTGACCTGGCGGACCCGTTCGGTCACGCTGTCGTAAAGGCGGTCGAGGCGGGCGGTGTCGGCTCGGATGTGGTCCCGGTCGAGCGTGTCCACCATCTGGTTCAACGCAGCCACTACCGGGTTGAGGGAAGCGAAGGCGGCGGAGCCGAACAGGGCGTTGAACACGGGCAGCGTGACTATGTGGCAGGCCAACATGTCGACCAGGTCGGCTTCTTGTAGGTGTTCGTTGATCGTCTGACGCAACTCTGTGAGGAACTGTCCGAACGCTTCCGCAGTGTGCGGCCGGGATCCGATGAGTCGGCTGATGCGGGCTGCGACCGTTCGGGTGACTTCGCCTACGTCGTCTCCCCACGTCGCCCAATACGTGCGGTCGCCGCAGATTTCGACCAGCGCGGAGGCGATTTCGGAGTCGAGGGGGAGGGTCATCTGCGCGACGGTGGCAGTGTCCAACCCCCCATCCGTGTCGTCGGTGTCACCCGTGCCGTCGGGGTCGTCGGTGTCGGTGCCGCCTATGACGTTTATGGGTGGTTTGCCGCCTTTGTCGGCGGTGTTGACCCACACGTCCATCCGTTCGTCGTGGGCTCGTAACGCCCGGATTACGTCCCAGACCGGCTTGAATCTCGGGCTGCGTAGAACGGCGTCGTCGATGCGGGTTTTCCCTTCGGGCAGTATTACGGGCAGGATGATGTAACCGCGTTCTTTCCCCGCCGCGGTTCGCATGACCCGTCCGACGGCCTGGATGATGTCGACCATCGACCTGCGGGGGGCTAGGAACAGGACCGCGTCGAGGGCGGGCACGTCGACGCCTTCGGACAGGCAGCGGGCATTGGACACGACCCGGCACCGGTCGTAGGGGATGTCGGCTTTGAGGTCGGCGATGGCGGTGGCCCGTTCCGACGCCCGTGTGGTTCCGTCCACATGGGTCACGTCCAACCCCAACAGGCCGTTGTCGGCGCCGGGTGCCGGCTGCTGTTCCACATATCCGTCGATGACGGGTTCCCACAGACGGGCGAGCTGCCGTGACGCTTTGATCGTGTTCTGGAACGCTATAGCCCGTTTCACACCACGGCCGGGGATCGGGTTGGTCTGGCCGGTGCGCCGACCGTGGCCGGGTCCGCGGGAGAGCGGGTCGGCCATCGCGTCCCAGCAGCCGAGCATGGCCACCACATCGTCCGCGAGGATTTCGTCTCCGTGGTCCAGTTGGATGGTGTTGACAACGTTGTCGGCCAGGTCACCGTACAGGCCCCGGTCGACTGCGACTATCGCTACCTGATAGTCGGACAGCCATCCTCCATCGACCGCGGCCTTGAACGACATCTCGTAGAACACGTCCCCGAACACGTCCGGGTCGTCCATCGAGAACACCGCAATGTCCTTCGAGCGGGCCTTCCGTTTGGCCTGTGCGGTGTACAGGCGTGGTGTGGCGGTCATGTACAGCCGGCGGTGTGCCCTTATCTTCTGGTTGTGATGGACGAGGGTGAACGGGCTGATCCCTGTCTTGGGGGTCTCGACTCCGGTGGTGCGGTGCGCCTCGTCGCATATGACCAGATCGAACACCGTCCCGGACTGCTGCTGCGCGGCGGCGACCTGGTCGAGCGATTGATATGTGGAGAACACCACCGTGGTAGCCCCGTTGCGGGTCGGATTAGTGAGGGCTTGGGCGATGCGGTCCGGGTCGGTAGTGACAGGAATCGACAGTTCCGTCAGATCGGCTGACTCCGCGCCGCCCCGCTTCCCCGCGGTCCGATCGGAGCACACACCCACATATGTTTGGACGGTGCGCCGCTGCGCCGCCCATTCCCGCATCGTCTGCCCCAGCAGCGAGATCGACGGGACTACATACAGCACCGTCCCATCAGCGGGCGCGGCCTGTTCGGCAATCCAGAGCGCGACCACGGACTTGCCTGTCCCGCACGGAAGGATCATCTGCCCCCTGGCAGCACCAGTGTCGAAACCGGCCACCACTGCGTCGATGGCATCCTGCTGGTAGGGGTGCGGTTCGTACAGCACCCTGGGGATAGGGGCGCTGTCGGGATCAGCAGCGAGTTCGGTCCAGGGGACCTGCCACTGCGCCAGATCCCCGTGATACAGCACACGGCATCCCGCCCCCTTCAGTTTCTTCGCGCCAGCCCGGGTGACCGGCGGAGAAGCCCGCGACGTCGAAATGAACATGCGATGCTGGAACCGGGCCGTGTTCGCTTTCGCCAAAAACGAGTCGACCCCCGATTCGGGCGCTCGGGCGTCCCGATAGCACTTCGTCTGGATCGCCCACCGGTCCCCGTCAACGTCTGTAGCGATCAGGTCGATACCCGAATCGGGACCGTCCCGTCCTTCCCACTCGCCCCAGGGAACCACCTGAGTGAACCGACCGCGGAACTCGCCCGGATGGTCCAGCAGGACCCGACACATCAACCGCTCGAACCTTCCGCCCACCCCACGCTGCGACGACGCCGACCGCCGTATTGTCTCCAACGCCGAGTCCAGACCCGACAACGGCGGGACAGCGACGGGGCCAGTCGTTTCGAATAGGCGTGCCGCACCAATCTCACTCATCGTCGGTCGCTCCCTCCGATTCGGCTAGCCGCCCGGCTGCTTGCTCCACGGCTTCGAACACTCTAGGAGGCATATATCTCAGGATCAGACCATATGGACCCATCTACAGGAGTTATCCACACCTTTCTAGGGCCGACCCTGAGTAGGTAGGGGAGAACCTCCGACTACTCCAGCAGTCGACGCCACTGGGACAGGGTCCGTATACCAAGAGCGACAGGACGAAACCGAGCAGCAGAAGGCGAAGTTGACACCGAAGCGTTGACCAATCAGCGCCGTCCGAGCCATTGGCGGAGATCACAGAAGACGACGTCGGCGTCATCTGCTGGATGGCTGTCCTTCCGGCCGCGACCCAGTAAGGGGGCCACGGGACCTTCTCGCTGTGGTGACCTGCGATAGGAACGTTGATAATTCGTTGGTGACGATCCTGTAGACACGGAATATGTCACAGGGTCTTGTTACATATATGTGCATGGTTCAAGAACACATGTCCTCCCTGCTCGGAGACCGCGACGGACGGCCCGATCTCGGCGATCCCGCGCCGGGGCTCCGAACCTCTGGCGATGCCATTGGGCGGATCGGTGCTGCTGTGGGTGAGTTGCGCCAGGCTCGTATCGGTCCCATGTCCCGCGACCACGCGACCCGTGCGGCCCAGATGTTGGGTGAGATACGGTCGATGGCCTCTTCGCTTCTGTGTGATGTGGCCCACCAGATAGAAACCGGTGATGGAGGGTCGGGGGTTGATCCCGGCGAGGTGCTGCGACAAGAGGCCCGGCTGCCGCAGCGAGAGTCGAAGAAGATGGCCAAAGTAGCGCGACGGCTCCAGAAGATGCCGAACGTCAAGGAACGGTTCGCCGCAGGACAGATCACCGTAGACCACGTCAACGCCCTGGCGAACGCTGCGGAGAAGGTCGGCACGGAAGCAGTCAACGGGGACGATCGTCTGATCGACGCCGCTGCCCAACTCCTTCCCGACAGCTTCGACCGCCACGCCCGCCGCTGGTCGAACGAGAAACTGATCGAAAGAGGCGTCGATCCCCTAGAGCGTCAGCGCCGGGCCCGGGAAGCAAAACTGTGGGTGGAGAAAGAAACCGGGCTCGGAGTCCTGATGGCGAAGGTGCCCCGCCCCCAGTTCGAACACCTCCGCCAAGCCATCGACAACCACTACATGGCTCAGCTACGCCAAGACAGCGCCGCTGGTCAAGATCCGGACCTGGTGCGTAGCCCGAAGCAGCGTGTAGCCGATGTGGTGTTCGAGTTGTTGACCAACCGGAACGCGGACACGGGCGAGCCCGTGGCGGGAACCGTAGGTGTGAGAGCTAAGGCCTCTACCCAGCTCATCCTGTTGGCTCCGCTCGGAGTGGTGGACGGAACCGATCCCGACGGCATCTGCGAGATCATCGGCGTCGGACCCGTACCCGCAAGTGTCCTCACCACCCTCAGCCCCGACACCGAAGTTGCCGGCATGATCTTCGACCGGGCAGGCCGTCCCCTCTGGCTGGGCCGCAACCAGCGCCTCGCCAACGCCGCGCAACGGCTAGCGGTAGCCATCCGCGACCGCGGATGCTTTGCCTGCGGCGCTCCCATGCACCGATGCGAACTACATCACATCCAAGAATGGCACCGCGACCGCGGCCGAACCGACGTGGACAACCTGGTGGCTGTCTGCCGCCGGCACCACAAGTGGCTCGAAACCAACAACCTCAGAGTCCAACGAACCGCCAACGGCTACCAAACTCGACCACGCACCGGCCACGACCCTCCTTGACGACCATCGCCGGGGGGCATCCGAATCTGACACGGCGACACCCCGGTGCAGAGGTCGTAGCGACTTGCAGGACCGCCAGGTTCGAGCCGTGCACGGTTCACCGAGCTCAGAGCCAGCATCGGAGAATGGGTAGCACCTTCGTCCGTTAGGCGCGAGCGAACCATCTGTTGGTCGTTAGTCGCATCTCGCGGGCCCGATGCGAGCGCGAGTGTCAACGCCGGTTGTCCGACTCGTTACGGAGTGTCACTCCGGTCCGATAGCGTTGCTAATAGCGAGTCGTCCGCAAGAGAAGGAACCCACCATGGTCTTGGCAGAGCAGGCACCCGGCGTTGAGAGTCCCAGGGGCATCAGCGCGCATGGTGAGACCAGCGGTGCTGAGGTCTTCGTCCTGAGCCCCGAAGAGCTTGAGGAGAGCATCAGCAGGACCCTCGCCGACGCGGGATGTTCGCTGGAGCAGTTGCGATCAGAGGCGCGCTCGGGCGAGTTCTCGAGCGAATCCAACTGGCGTCTGTGGTTCTGTATCTCGCCCTTCGTCGAAACCGCAACCTGACCTCAAGAACAGGCCTGAGAGTTCGCTAGCACGGTCGAACCCGCACCTGAACCTCCGAGCGGGACCACGCATTTCGGTGGCGAGGGGCAACAGGACTAGTTGTTACATCATGTCAAGGCTGCGATAGGACGCGAGACGGCGACCTGCCGAGTGCGACCCCCAGGGATCGGCCAGACTCTCGGCGTGGCCGCCATTTGCTCACGCTCTAGCTGTTGGAGAGAACCGGCGTTATTTCCAGTTACGGACCACCTCAGGTGTCTGGGTCTGATCACTGGGCGGTCAACCCCAAGGGGGAATTCGAGCCGGCGGAGTGCCTAGCGCTCGACCGGGAGGCCCACCGACGAGCCCCACTCGGTCCAGGATCCGTCGTACACCCGTACGTGGTCCCAGCCGAGTATCCGGGTGGCGGTGAACCAGAGCAACGAGGCGCGGTGGCTGAGGCGGCAGTAGGCGACCACCTCGTCGGCCTGGTCGGGCGCCGCCCCGACCGAGCGGAAGACCTCCTCCAACTCCGCCGGCGCGCGGAGGGTGTTGTCTTCGTTGAAGAGACGCCGGAACATCAGGTGCCGGGCGCCCGGGATGCGCCCGTGGCGCTCGGCCCCGTAGTCGAACCCGGTGCCGGGCTTGACCCGATCACCCACGTACTCGGTTTCGTACCTACCGTCCAGCACTACCAGGCCGGGTTTCCCGAGGCCCGCCAGCAGCTGCCCGCAGAACACCCGCGTCGAGTCGTCACGCTCGGCCTGCTGCGGCTCGTAGTGCACCGGATCGAACGTCGGCACCTCCAGGGTCATCGGCCTCCCGTCGAGCTGCCAGCGCTTCTGCGACCCGTCGAGCACGCGGGCATCGGGGTGGCCGTTCATGACCGCGGTCACCCAGTAGGCGAAGATGGCGTACTGGTTGCGCCCGCTGTAGAAGACGACAGTCGTATCGGATGAGATCCCCCACTCTCCGAACCGTTCGGCCATCAGCCGGGGGGTGGGGAACTGGCGCTCGATGGGGTGCCAGAGCACCTCCTTCCAGTACCAGTTGACGGCGCCCGGGATGTGCCCGTCGTGGTACTCGCTGGTGTCGGCCTCGTACTGGATCTCGATGACCCGCACCTTCGGGTCGTCGAGGCGTGATTCGAGCCAGTCGCCCGAAACGAGAGGGGTGGTCGGTTCAGCCATCGGGTCGGACCTCCGATCTAGAGATAATTGACTGGAGACAGATATGCATGCGCCTCTTCTCAGAAGGGTTTGAAGATCATCAGAGCCAGGATCACGGTCGCCGTGACGCGCAGGTAGATGCCTCCCCTGCGTATCCGCGTGCGGAGACGCCTCACCTCGGCTGCCTTCTCGCCGACGGGCTGCTCTCCGTCCTGCGTGGCTTCGATCGCCCGGGCCAGGGTGGGGTTCTGGACGGTGATCGAATAAGTGAAGCTACCCGCGAAGAGGATGATCGACACCAGGAGCCACAAGCGGTCGAACAACCCATAGCCCTGCTCCACCATGAGCCCGATCCCGGATACCAGCACCAGCGCGGAGAGCGGGATAGCCGTGGTGCCCGTGAGCAGGCGCACCACCCGCGTGGCGAAGAGGGAATGCTCGGTCCCGGCGCCCTGACGGCTGATCCTCCCGAACACGAAGGTGGGCCCGATCCCGGCCATCGCGCCGAACAGGTGCAGGAAAAGGAGGATGCCGAACAGGTCCACGCCTCAGCCTCCGTTCCCTCCGGTTACGCCGGGGCTCCAGATCCGCCGCCCGCCTCGGCGTTCGAACCTGCCGAAGGTGGGATGGTTCAGATGGCCGGCGGCCACGAGGGTGCGGTCCTCCTCCAGCCGGCGGAGTTGGCGTCGGCGGGTCAGGACCGCCTCCTCGGGATCGGCGTCGAAGCGGTGCACCCAACCCGTTTCGGTCGCCACCACCGGATGGTGGATGAGGTCACCGAGTATGAACAGCCGCTCGCCGCCGGACTGGACCACGAAGCTGGTGTGGCCGGGGGTGTGTCCGGGCGTGGCGACCGCCGTGATCGACCTGGTCAGGCTATGGCCGTCGGCGAAGGTGTCGAGCACCCCCGTTCTCTCCAACGGCAGCGCCTGGCGGGCGATGTTCGGGTGGTTCTCCTCGCGGGAGCTGAAGAAGGCCCAGTCCCGCTCGGAGACCAGGTAGCGGGCGTTCCCGAAGCGGGGAGAGATCGCCTCGCCGTCGTACACCAGGTTCCAACCCACATGGTCGGCGTGCAGGTGGGTGAAGGCCACCACGTCGATGTCCTCCGGCTCCAAGCCGATCTCCGAGAGCCGCTCCGGCAGCGCCCCCCGTGACTTGGGCGCCCCGGGAGGACCGAGCTCGGGTCCCCAACCGGTGTCGATCAGCACCGCCCGGCCGTCTCCGCGAACCACGAAGCAATGGAAGTTGACCATCGCGTTGCCCGGCTCGTTCTCGAGGAGGTCGAGGTACGGCGCCCAGGCCTCTTCGGGAACAGCGGGGTAGTGCCAGGCCCGGTCGAAGGAGTGGGCCTTGTCCCGGATGGCGGTCACCTCGACGTTCCCGACCCTCACAGTCGTCCTCATCGCGCTCCTCCTTGCCCGACGCCCGGGGGGTGGTAGCCGGCCCGCCGGCACAGCTCGCTCAGATGCTCGGCGGCGTTCTCCACCACCGCGGCCGGATCGACCGCGGTCAGGCGTCCGTGGCGCTTCAGGATCCGTCCGTCGATCATGACCGTGTCGATGTTGGCAGGTTGGGCGGAATGGACGATCGCGACGGCCGGGTCGTGGACGGGCGCCATGTTGAGGGCGTCGGTCCTCACCATCAACAGGTCGGCCCGCTTGCCCACCGTTATCGATCCCACCAGGTGGTCCAGGCCCAGGGCACGCGCTCCCTCGATCGTCGCCAACTCCAGGACCCGCCGGGGGCTCAGCGCTTCGGGGTCCTGGTTGGCGATCGACTCCAGCCCCACCGCCACCCGCATCGCCGCGAAGACGTCGGCACAGGCCGAGATGGCCGTGGTGTCGAGCGACAGGCTCACCGGGATGCCGGCGGCGAGGTGCCCACCCACGGGCGGGGCGCCCATGCCCAACCTCAACGAGGACATGGGGCTCATGCTCACCGGGATCCGGTTGGCGGCCAGGTACTCGCGTTCGGTCGGGGAGATGTAGAGGCAGTGGGCCAGGAGCATGCCGGGACCCAGGAGCCCCTCGTCGTGCAGTATCCGGACCTGGTGGATGCGCTGCACCTCCGCCCTGGTACCGGCGCAGTGCATGGAGATGGTCAGGCCCTGTTCCCTCGCCAGCGCCCACTCCTTACGGTAGACCTCGGGAGTCGACCGGGCCGGTCCCCGCACACCCACACCAAGGGTCAGGAGACCATCGGAGTGCGGTACCCACTCCTCGGCGATCCGCCCGATGCTCCCGAAGTCCATGACCTCGTCAGGCAGGACGCCACCCCTCTCGAGGATGGCTCGCATCTTCTCCATGGGCATCGAGGGATGCGCCGACGGAGCGGAGTAGGAGAAGTGCACCCTCGTGCCCAGCCGCCGGTGAATGTCGAGGTTGGCCTCCGCGTCGCCGTACCGCATGATGTTGTGCGACCAATCGTGGACCGTGGTCACGCCGGCGGCGATACCTTCGGCCATGCCGAGCATCACCCCCGCCGCCACGTCCTCGGACGTGAAGAATCCCCCGAGCCTGCCCTTCGTGGCGAACCAACCATGCTTCTTGCCGTCCCCCACCACACCTCTCAGCAGCGTTCCCCACACGTGCCAATGCGAATCGACGAAGCCGGGCATGGTTATGCAGTTGCTTCCGTCGATGGACTCGGCGCCGTCGGCGGGCAACCGGGGACCGACGGCAACCAGAGCGCCGTCGGCGACCTCGACGTCCGTTCCCGTGAGTTCTCCCAGGGCTGGATCCATGGTCAGCGCCGTAGTGTCCCGGATCACGAAATGACCTCTACCGGGCAGGCCTCGGACAACCATGTCCGGCACCCTAGTGCTGCGGGCTGCGAGGGTACTGCACGGCGGTTCCGGCCGAGTGGCGCCACATGGGAGGGCCTGCATACAATATCCAGCGATGAGCACCATCGACTCCCAGACGGCCATCCCGCCGGTCGGCGTGCCCAGGTCGCAGTTCCTGCCCGCTGTTGAACCGCTCAGCGCCGAGGACGCGGTGACGTCCGCACTGAGGGACGCCATTCTCAGCGGCCAGCTGATGCCGGGAGAACGCCTCGCCCAGGCAGAGTTGGCCCGGCAACTGGGCGTGAGCCGTATCCCGTTGCGCGACGCGCTGCGGCGGCTCGGCGAGGAAGCCCTGGTAAGGATCGACGGGCGGCGCGGGGCCTGGGTGACGGCTCTGTCGAAGCTCGACATCGCGGAGATCTACGAGCTGAGGATCATGCTCGAAGGTCGATGCATCCGCTACGCGGTCCAGAACCTGTCCGGCCACCAGGAGCAGGCCGCAGTGCTGGAACTGTCGAAACACATGGACAGCTCGGACCGGGACGACACGGCGGGTAGGGCAGCCCGACGAAGGTTCTACGACGTGCTCTACTCCCACTCAGGGCGGCCCCGGATGCACCGGCTCATCATGCAGCTCCGGGACAACGTGGGCCGGTACCACCTGATACAGGACACAGATCTGGCGCACGCCGCCCACTCCCAGGTGCGCCACTGCATCATGCACGGGGACGCCGACGGGGCCGCCCGAGCAGTGAAGGCCCATCTCGAGGAAGCCCGGGAGGACCTGCTGGCAACCATGTCAGAGGAGACCCTCCAGTAGTGCCGCACTGCGGGGGCGAGGCCGGCCCTGAAGACGCCGGTGGGGTCGGTAACCGGGCGGAAGGCCGTCCTTGGCATAAGGTATACAATCCGGGTATGGACCAGACCACACCAGTGAAGCCGCGCGTCCGGCGAGGGACGCCATGTACCGGATAGCAATCGATGTAGGTGGTACGTTCACCGACTGCCTCGTCCTAGACGAACAGACCGGTGACCTGCATCAGTTCAAATCACCCACCACCCCGCCCGATCCGTCGATCGGGTGTATTGACGCTCTCGCCAAGGCGGCGACCGCGTACGGGCTGGCGCTCCCGGCCTTTCTGGAGAGGGTGACACTCCTGATCCACGGGACGACCCTTGCCACCAACACCCTCATAAACGAGGACGGCGCCAGAACCGGAATGATCACCACCAGGCACTTCCGGGACATGCTGGAAATACGCCGTGGCTACAAGAACGTGCGGACCTCCATGTACAACGTGTTCGTGCCCCCGTACAAGCCCCTGATACCGCGAAGGCTGCGG of the bacterium genome contains:
- a CDS encoding DUF2269 family protein — protein: MDLFGILLFLHLFGAMAGIGPTFVFGRISRQGAGTEHSLFATRVVRLLTGTTAIPLSALVLVSGIGLMVEQGYGLFDRLWLLVSIILFAGSFTYSITVQNPTLARAIEATQDGEQPVGEKAAEVRRLRTRIRRGGIYLRVTATVILALMIFKPF
- a CDS encoding amidohydrolase family protein, encoding MVVRGLPGRGHFVIRDTTALTMDPALGELTGTDVEVADGALVAVGPRLPADGAESIDGSNCITMPGFVDSHWHVWGTLLRGVVGDGKKHGWFATKGRLGGFFTSEDVAAGVMLGMAEGIAAGVTTVHDWSHNIMRYGDAEANLDIHRRLGTRVHFSYSAPSAHPSMPMEKMRAILERGGVLPDEVMDFGSIGRIAEEWVPHSDGLLTLGVGVRGPARSTPEVYRKEWALAREQGLTISMHCAGTRAEVQRIHQVRILHDEGLLGPGMLLAHCLYISPTEREYLAANRIPVSMSPMSSLRLGMGAPPVGGHLAAGIPVSLSLDTTAISACADVFAAMRVAVGLESIANQDPEALSPRRVLELATIEGARALGLDHLVGSITVGKRADLLMVRTDALNMAPVHDPAVAIVHSAQPANIDTVMIDGRILKRHGRLTAVDPAAVVENAAEHLSELCRRAGYHPPGVGQGGAR
- a CDS encoding DEAD/DEAH box helicase family protein, producing MCRVLLDHPGEFRGRFTQVVPWGEWEGRDGPDSGIDLIATDVDGDRWAIQTKCYRDARAPESGVDSFLAKANTARFQHRMFISTSRASPPVTRAGAKKLKGAGCRVLYHGDLAQWQVPWTELAADPDSAPIPRVLYEPHPYQQDAIDAVVAGFDTGAARGQMILPCGTGKSVVALWIAEQAAPADGTVLYVVPSISLLGQTMREWAAQRRTVQTYVGVCSDRTAGKRGGAESADLTELSIPVTTDPDRIAQALTNPTRNGATTVVFSTYQSLDQVAAAQQQSGTVFDLVICDEAHRTTGVETPKTGISPFTLVHHNQKIRAHRRLYMTATPRLYTAQAKRKARSKDIAVFSMDDPDVFGDVFYEMSFKAAVDGGWLSDYQVAIVAVDRGLYGDLADNVVNTIQLDHGDEILADDVVAMLGCWDAMADPLSRGPGHGRRTGQTNPIPGRGVKRAIAFQNTIKASRQLARLWEPVIDGYVEQQPAPGADNGLLGLDVTHVDGTTRASERATAIADLKADIPYDRCRVVSNARCLSEGVDVPALDAVLFLAPRRSMVDIIQAVGRVMRTAAGKERGYIILPVILPEGKTRIDDAVLRSPRFKPVWDVIRALRAHDERMDVWVNTADKGGKPPINVIGGTDTDDPDGTGDTDDTDGGLDTATVAQMTLPLDSEIASALVEICGDRTYWATWGDDVGEVTRTVAARISRLIGSRPHTAEAFGQFLTELRQTINEHLQEADLVDMLACHIVTLPVFNALFGSAAFASLNPVVAALNQMVDTLDRDHIRADTARLDRLYDSVTERVRQVTDPEGRLKILLELYESFFAKGMKRETDRLGVAYTPIELVDYVLRSADRLSQHHFGKGISDPDVHVLDPFTGTGTFINRLLTINGSDGRPLITDEDLDRKYREEIHANEMLLLAYYIAAVKIEEGWRQRRPRSDYQPFAGIVLCDTFATRPDQRQLDTLSGNSRRAEQQAGQRIDVIVGNPPWSAGQRTAAEDNPHIVYPELRQRVTDTYVAKSAMTNRRQLYDSYKLALRWATDRIGDQGIVAFITPNSVLDGNAESGIRACLADEYHSLYLLNLRGDARLSGEAWRREGGKMFGGSSRVGILVSVLVKHPHQPHPDRQARIRYHNIGDYLTTDQKKRTLRDMGHVPTSGDGEGWQRIKPDSNHDWINQSDPTWQHLMPLGDKTTKQAALRGTPSKDASVVFHIYSLGFATGQDSYLYDYDKDGLEARAEAMVDEYEQQRDRVSTGEATVKQATANVRPHVIKWTGDLRTRLRRNLPVTYDQHNIREVHYRPFTKMWLYYDKGFITRVYRVPIMFPHRPGGNEQTPHTSPESLSLSLSLSLSLSLSLSL
- a CDS encoding sulfurtransferase, with product MAEPTTPLVSGDWLESRLDDPKVRVIEIQYEADTSEYHDGHIPGAVNWYWKEVLWHPIERQFPTPRLMAERFGEWGISSDTTVVFYSGRNQYAIFAYWVTAVMNGHPDARVLDGSQKRWQLDGRPMTLEVPTFDPVHYEPQQAERDDSTRVFCGQLLAGLGKPGLVVLDGRYETEYVGDRVKPGTGFDYGAERHGRIPGARHLMFRRLFNEDNTLRAPAELEEVFRSVGAAPDQADEVVAYCRLSHRASLLWFTATRILGWDHVRVYDGSWTEWGSSVGLPVER
- a CDS encoding GntR family transcriptional regulator codes for the protein MSTIDSQTAIPPVGVPRSQFLPAVEPLSAEDAVTSALRDAILSGQLMPGERLAQAELARQLGVSRIPLRDALRRLGEEALVRIDGRRGAWVTALSKLDIAEIYELRIMLEGRCIRYAVQNLSGHQEQAAVLELSKHMDSSDRDDTAGRAARRRFYDVLYSHSGRPRMHRLIMQLRDNVGRYHLIQDTDLAHAAHSQVRHCIMHGDADGAARAVKAHLEEAREDLLATMSEETLQ
- a CDS encoding MBL fold metallo-hydrolase translates to MRTTVRVGNVEVTAIRDKAHSFDRAWHYPAVPEEAWAPYLDLLENEPGNAMVNFHCFVVRGDGRAVLIDTGWGPELGPPGAPKSRGALPERLSEIGLEPEDIDVVAFTHLHADHVGWNLVYDGEAISPRFGNARYLVSERDWAFFSSREENHPNIARQALPLERTGVLDTFADGHSLTRSITAVATPGHTPGHTSFVVQSGGERLFILGDLIHHPVVATETGWVHRFDADPEEAVLTRRRQLRRLEEDRTLVAAGHLNHPTFGRFERRGGRRIWSPGVTGGNGG
- a CDS encoding DUF222 domain-containing protein — encoded protein: MSSLLGDRDGRPDLGDPAPGLRTSGDAIGRIGAAVGELRQARIGPMSRDHATRAAQMLGEIRSMASSLLCDVAHQIETGDGGSGVDPGEVLRQEARLPQRESKKMAKVARRLQKMPNVKERFAAGQITVDHVNALANAAEKVGTEAVNGDDRLIDAAAQLLPDSFDRHARRWSNEKLIERGVDPLERQRRAREAKLWVEKETGLGVLMAKVPRPQFEHLRQAIDNHYMAQLRQDSAAGQDPDLVRSPKQRVADVVFELLTNRNADTGEPVAGTVGVRAKASTQLILLAPLGVVDGTDPDGICEIIGVGPVPASVLTTLSPDTEVAGMIFDRAGRPLWLGRNQRLANAAQRLAVAIRDRGCFACGAPMHRCELHHIQEWHRDRGRTDVDNLVAVCRRHHKWLETNNLRVQRTANGYQTRPRTGHDPP